A genomic segment from Triticum urartu cultivar G1812 unplaced genomic scaffold, Tu2.1 TuUngrouped_contig_7214, whole genome shotgun sequence encodes:
- the LOC125531483 gene encoding ervatamin-C-like, which translates to MAFSPGAWPAITAILLVHGLFAAFPATSVDVGDMLMMDRFRQWQATHNRSYLSVEERLRRFQVYRDNMEYIDATNRRGDLTYELGENEFANLTQEEFLARYASSYDGAGDNTGITMPASGGDAELWSSGGEDNSLEAPPPPSMDWRAKGAVTPPKSQSSSCSSCWAFVTVATIETLNWIRTGKLVSLSEQQLVDCDQYDGGCNRGSYNRAFKWIVENGGLTTEAEYPYTAVRGACNRAKSAHHVVQISGSGVIPPRNEPEMQRAVAGQPIGVAIEVGSGMQFYRSGVYSGPCGTALAHAVTVVGYGVDAGVKYWIVKNSWGQTWGEGGYIRMRRDVGGPGLCGIALDVAYPKMAR; encoded by the exons ATGGCTTTCTCCCCAGGAGCATGGCCGGCGATCACTGCAATCTTGCTGGTGCACGGCCTGTTCGCTGCCTTCCCAGCGACTTCGGTAGACGTGGGCGACATGCTGATGATGGACAGGTTCCGCCAATGGCAAGCCACGCACAACCGGTCGTACCTAAGCGTCGAGGAGAGGCTGCGGCGCTTCCAGGTGTACCGCGACAACATGGAGTACATCGACGCCACCAACCGGCGTGGCGACCTCACCTACGAGCTCGGTGAAAACGAGTTTGCCAACCTCACCCAGGAGGAGTTCCTGGCGAGGTATGCTTCCTCCTACGATGGCGCCGGTGATAATACGGGCATCACAATGCCCGCGAGCGGTGGCGACGCCGAGCTGTGGTCGTCTGGCGGCGAGGATAACTCCTTGGAGGCTCCGCCTCCGCCTAGCATGGATTGGAGGGCCAAAGGCGCCGTCACGCCGCCCAAGTCCCAAAGCTCATCATGCT CCAGCTGTTGGGCGTTCGTGACGGTTGCGACGATCGAGACCCTGAACTGGATCAGGACGGGGAAGCTGGTGTCCCTCTCGGAGCAGCAGCTGGTGGACTGCGACCAGTACGACGGTGGGTGCAACCGCGGCTCCTACAACAGGGCCTTCAAGTGGATTGTGGAGAATGGTGGCCTCACCACGGAGGCGGAGTACCCATACACGGCGGTGAGGGGCGCCTGCAACCGCGCCAAGTCCGCCCACCACGTCGTCCAGATCAGCGGCAGCGGTGTGATTCCGCCCAGGAACGAGCCCGAAATGCAGCGCGCCGTTGCCGGGCAGCCCATTGGCGTGGCCATCGAGGTCGGCAGCGGCATGCAGTTCTACAGGAGCGGCGTTTACTCGGGCCCTTGCGGGACAGCGCTCGCTCACGCCGTCACCGTCGTCGGCTACGGTGTCGACGCAGGGGTCAAGTACTGGATCGTGAAGAACTCGTGGGGGCAGACATGGGGTGAGGGCGGTTACATCCGCATGCGCCGCGATGTCGGTGGCCCGGGGCTCTGCGGCATCGCACTGGACGTCGCCTACCCGAAAATGGCGAGGTGA